A region from the Methanofollis liminatans DSM 4140 genome encodes:
- a CDS encoding coiled-coil protein: MLDELIEKRKKALSESEQHKNRRNELNAAASTHARERNKLNGQTREFVEEAQKNKELRDQYNNEVQALKEKRNELNAKANEYFEEIESFKKDHSAFQKSSSIKEIQRQIESMEFRQQTEVFSTDKERELIDKIKHMKAAIKEQEDELEQNKELKTKLQTARDLRKEASDIHDTVTNIAELAQKHHDLMVEFYRKADQSREAADAEHKSFVEAQEAADEEHQAFITCQKELRDYDKVISGLRNKKKKTKVTKEQREVRQEAERIFQLFKGGEKLTTDDILLLQRSKLL; this comes from the coding sequence ATGTTGGACGAACTGATCGAAAAGAGAAAAAAAGCACTTTCTGAGTCTGAACAACACAAAAACAGGCGTAATGAACTGAATGCTGCGGCCAGCACCCACGCACGAGAGCGAAATAAACTCAACGGTCAGACCCGGGAGTTCGTCGAGGAAGCGCAGAAAAACAAGGAGCTCCGCGACCAATACAACAACGAGGTCCAGGCGCTCAAGGAGAAGAGAAACGAGCTCAACGCGAAGGCCAACGAATATTTTGAAGAGATCGAGTCTTTTAAAAAGGACCACTCGGCCTTCCAGAAGAGTTCAAGCATCAAGGAAATCCAGCGGCAGATCGAATCGATGGAGTTCCGGCAGCAGACCGAAGTCTTCTCCACCGACAAAGAGCGCGAGCTGATCGACAAGATCAAGCACATGAAGGCCGCCATCAAGGAGCAGGAAGACGAACTTGAGCAGAATAAAGAGCTCAAGACCAAACTCCAGACAGCCCGCGACCTCAGAAAAGAAGCGTCCGACATCCACGACACCGTCACCAATATCGCTGAACTCGCACAGAAGCACCACGACCTGATGGTGGAGTTCTACCGCAAGGCAGACCAGTCGCGCGAGGCGGCCGACGCCGAGCACAAGAGCTTTGTAGAAGCACAGGAGGCGGCTGACGAAGAGCACCAGGCCTTCATCACCTGCCAGAAAGAGCTGCGGGACTATGACAAAGTCATCTCCGGACTGCGCAACAAGAAGAAGAAGACGAAGGTCACCAAGGAGCAGCGTGAAGTCCGCCAGGAAGCCGAACGGATCTTCCAGCTCTTCAAGGGCGGCGAGAAACTCACCACCGACGACATCCTTCTCCTGCAGCGCTCCAAACTTCTTTAA
- a CDS encoding ribbon-helix-helix domain-containing protein — MERITIRLPRQQVEMLQRLVDSGEFPTVSEAVRHAVRELVERRGDRAMRESDQVSFKV; from the coding sequence ATGGAACGGATCACGATCAGACTCCCCCGGCAGCAGGTCGAAATGCTTCAACGACTTGTCGATAGTGGCGAATTTCCCACCGTGTCAGAGGCGGTACGACACGCGGTACGTGAGTTAGTCGAGAGGCGCGGAGATCGGGCGATGAGGGAAAGCGACCAGGTGTCATTCAAGGTTTAG
- a CDS encoding pyridoxal phosphate-dependent aminotransferase, which produces MSRNNPGKVIHGGTVRWHQRHSTEKILDFSANLNPFPPNVPLEFDAGAIGAYPDDRYETLKEAISGVFRRDPEEIAVGNGSVEVIRTYCTSTLGAGDRAAIFEPTFGEYGMAVRLCGGEITSDPAGAAVRFLCNPNNPDGALTPRTTVLAILDELKPGQRLFVDEAFIELSDPAASVSDIRDPALFVSRSITKSFAVPGLRFGFGFGDPDLVAEMETRRLPWTVNACAETFTIAALEHYHDLEESRRLIRAERAWLEGAFKRIGLSPLPSSANYLLVPLPCEAAAVCAALSDRRILVRDCTSFGLPKAIRVAVRTREENRILMEAFPACLP; this is translated from the coding sequence ATGTCCAGAAATAACCCCGGAAAGGTGATCCATGGCGGTACGGTGCGCTGGCATCAGAGGCACTCCACGGAAAAGATCCTCGATTTCAGTGCGAACCTCAATCCCTTTCCTCCCAATGTCCCTCTCGAGTTTGATGCAGGTGCCATTGGCGCCTATCCCGACGACCGATATGAAACCCTCAAAGAGGCAATATCGGGAGTATTTCGGCGCGATCCCGAAGAGATCGCCGTCGGAAACGGATCGGTGGAGGTGATCCGCACCTATTGCACCTCGACACTTGGCGCCGGGGACCGTGCGGCCATTTTTGAGCCGACGTTTGGCGAGTACGGTATGGCCGTCCGCCTCTGCGGGGGCGAGATCACATCAGATCCTGCCGGCGCTGCGGTCAGATTCCTCTGCAATCCCAACAACCCGGACGGTGCGCTCACGCCGCGCACGACCGTGCTGGCCATCCTCGACGAACTCAAACCGGGCCAGAGGCTTTTTGTGGACGAGGCCTTCATCGAACTCTCCGACCCCGCGGCGAGCGTCTCCGACATCAGAGATCCGGCCCTCTTTGTTTCACGCTCCATCACCAAATCTTTTGCCGTCCCCGGCCTTCGGTTCGGCTTCGGTTTCGGCGATCCTGACCTTGTTGCCGAGATGGAGACAAGGCGTCTCCCCTGGACGGTGAATGCATGCGCAGAGACCTTCACGATCGCCGCCCTCGAACATTACCATGACCTCGAGGAGTCGAGGCGCCTGATCCGCGCCGAGCGTGCATGGCTTGAAGGTGCCTTCAAGCGCATCGGTCTCTCTCCTCTCCCTTCCTCGGCGAATTATCTCCTCGTTCCCCTGCCATGCGAGGCGGCGGCGGTCTGTGCGGCCCTCTCTGACCGCAGGATCCTTGTGCGGGACTGCACCTCGTTCGGGCTTCCGAAGGCGATCAGGGTGGCGGTGCGGACCCGTGAGGAGAACAGGATTCTGATGGAGGCCTTCCCTGCATGCTTGCCCTGA
- a CDS encoding ornithine cyclodeaminase, whose protein sequence is MQTSREIELEGHIIDSGIMTLVFDRIMDMGGNFEILIFEVGKKKTDPSYARLSVNAPDESRLEGILSELYRLGAHLPVVADATLAPAEGDRIVPKGFYSTTNHPTWVKYEGEWIPVEDIEMDCLLVVDPDARRARCLPIFKLKKGSLVVVGENGVKVDYPERPREKSEFEFMHGTVSPERPSETLIEQIAAEILEIKKSGGRIVLVGGPAIIHTGGGPALSRLIRDGYIHVLFAGNALATHDIESNLFGTSLGMDIKTAKLVTGGHKHHIIAISEILRAGSIKDAVEQGVVTGGVMYECVRHDVPFVLAGSIRDDGPLPDVITDVMEAQDAMRSNLKGVKMVLMVATLLHSVAVGNCLPSSVKTICVDINPASLTKLMDRGTSQAIGIVSDAGTFFPMLARKLEILSRKVSE, encoded by the coding sequence ATGCAAACGTCCCGCGAGATCGAACTTGAAGGACATATCATCGACTCCGGCATCATGACGCTCGTCTTTGACCGGATCATGGATATGGGCGGGAATTTCGAGATCCTGATCTTCGAGGTCGGGAAAAAGAAGACGGATCCGAGTTATGCTAGACTCAGCGTGAACGCCCCTGACGAATCCCGCCTGGAGGGGATCCTCAGCGAACTCTACCGCCTTGGCGCTCATCTCCCGGTGGTGGCCGACGCGACGCTGGCCCCTGCAGAGGGCGATCGGATCGTCCCGAAGGGGTTCTACTCGACGACCAACCACCCGACCTGGGTGAAGTACGAGGGCGAGTGGATCCCGGTCGAGGACATTGAGATGGACTGCCTCCTCGTCGTGGACCCGGATGCGCGGCGGGCGCGCTGCCTGCCGATCTTCAAACTGAAAAAGGGCAGCCTCGTCGTCGTCGGTGAAAACGGCGTCAAGGTCGATTATCCTGAGCGCCCGCGGGAGAAGAGCGAGTTTGAGTTCATGCATGGGACGGTCTCGCCTGAACGCCCCTCCGAGACCCTGATAGAACAGATTGCGGCAGAAATCCTCGAGATTAAAAAGTCAGGCGGACGGATCGTCCTCGTTGGCGGTCCGGCGATCATCCACACCGGCGGGGGCCCGGCGCTTTCCCGGCTCATTCGTGACGGGTATATTCATGTCCTCTTTGCCGGCAACGCCCTCGCCACCCATGACATCGAGTCGAACCTCTTCGGGACCTCCCTGGGGATGGACATCAAGACCGCAAAACTTGTCACGGGCGGGCACAAGCATCACATCATTGCTATCTCCGAGATCCTGCGGGCGGGATCGATCAAAGACGCCGTTGAACAGGGTGTCGTCACCGGAGGGGTGATGTATGAGTGCGTCAGGCACGATGTTCCCTTCGTGCTTGCAGGGTCGATCAGGGACGACGGCCCTCTCCCTGACGTGATCACCGACGTGATGGAGGCCCAGGATGCGATGCGCTCAAATCTGAAGGGCGTGAAGATGGTCCTGATGGTGGCCACTCTCCTCCACTCGGTGGCGGTCGGCAACTGCCTGCCCTCCTCGGTAAAAACGATCTGCGTGGACATCAACCCGGCCTCCCTGACCAAACTGATGGACCGCGGGACGTCGCAGGCGATCGGGATCGTCTCCGATGCCGGGACGTTCTTCCCGATGCTTGCCAGAAAACTCGAAATTCTCTCGAGAAAAGTCAGCGAGTGA
- the ftsZ gene encoding cell division protein FtsZ has protein sequence MQTIINEAMKNAEIERGKNRDGIIGDEDDFLGQPRIVIVGCGGAGNNTINRLYHMQVSGAETIAVNTDKQHLDMIQADKRVLIGKSLTKGLGAGGFPDVGKRAAEMARPTLEKLLETADLCFITAGMGGGTGTGVAPVVAQIAKEQGAIVVGMVSYPFQVEKARLLRAEEGLQQLSSSADSVIVLDNNRLINYVPNLPLGQAFSVMDQLIAETVKGISETITQPSLINIDYADVRAIMSKGGVACMLVGESKQQNKAESVVHECLSHPLLDIDYRGATGSLIHITGGSDLTLQDAEEIASSLTYELDPHADVIWGARVNNDYEGKVRVMAIMTGVKSAQILGGHRGNYQPVAQPMATGRGGQQRNMAGDRTSGHLIDFL, from the coding sequence ATGCAGACCATCATAAACGAAGCGATGAAAAACGCAGAGATCGAACGAGGAAAGAACAGGGACGGCATCATTGGCGATGAGGATGATTTCCTCGGCCAGCCACGCATCGTCATCGTCGGGTGCGGCGGCGCCGGCAACAACACCATCAACAGGCTCTATCACATGCAGGTGTCAGGAGCGGAGACCATTGCGGTCAACACCGACAAGCAGCACCTGGACATGATCCAGGCCGACAAGCGCGTCCTCATAGGCAAGTCTCTCACCAAGGGCCTTGGTGCCGGCGGATTCCCCGACGTCGGCAAGAGGGCGGCCGAGATGGCACGGCCGACTCTTGAAAAGCTCCTCGAGACAGCAGACCTCTGTTTCATCACGGCAGGTATGGGCGGCGGCACAGGTACCGGTGTGGCTCCCGTTGTGGCGCAGATCGCCAAAGAGCAGGGCGCCATCGTTGTCGGGATGGTCAGTTATCCCTTCCAGGTCGAGAAGGCCAGACTCCTCCGTGCAGAGGAAGGGCTCCAGCAGCTCAGCAGCAGCGCGGACTCGGTCATCGTTCTGGACAACAACAGGCTCATCAACTATGTCCCCAACCTCCCCCTCGGGCAGGCATTCTCGGTGATGGACCAGCTCATTGCCGAGACGGTCAAGGGCATCTCAGAGACGATCACCCAGCCCTCCCTGATCAACATTGACTATGCAGACGTCAGGGCGATCATGAGCAAGGGCGGCGTCGCCTGCATGCTTGTGGGCGAGAGCAAACAGCAGAACAAGGCAGAGAGCGTCGTCCACGAGTGCCTCTCCCACCCGCTCCTTGACATCGACTACCGCGGGGCAACCGGCAGCCTGATCCACATCACCGGCGGCAGCGACCTCACCCTCCAGGACGCCGAGGAGATCGCAAGCTCGCTCACCTACGAGCTCGACCCGCACGCCGACGTGATCTGGGGTGCGCGCGTGAACAATGACTACGAGGGCAAGGTCAGGGTGATGGCAATCATGACCGGCGTCAAGAGCGCTCAGATCCTTGGCGGTCACCGCGGCAATTATCAGCCTGTGGCACAGCCGATGGCGACAGGACGCGGCGGCCAGCAGCGAAATATGGCAGGCGACCGCACCAGCGGACACCTGATCGACTTCCTCTGA
- a CDS encoding NTP transferase domain-containing protein, with protein sequence MLALILAGGLGSRLNMGEKPLVQVCGTPMIEYVIRAFSGCGHRVIVVGSPKTPFTRNWCRAHGIDLYPASGRGYVEDIVEAVTEIGEDGPVCTSVSDIPCVDPGIVGRIMDAYLEVGTPALSTWVPSSLCRGSALRCSYRESIGGVPACPAGINILKGDLIEEEQAEHKLLLEEPALALNVNTPEDLALAARILCPASGGSAGGQGHRS encoded by the coding sequence ATGCTTGCCCTGATCCTCGCCGGGGGGCTTGGTTCACGTCTTAATATGGGAGAGAAACCTCTGGTCCAGGTCTGTGGGACGCCGATGATCGAGTACGTGATCAGGGCCTTCTCGGGCTGCGGGCACCGGGTGATCGTCGTCGGTTCGCCAAAGACCCCCTTCACCCGAAACTGGTGCCGGGCGCATGGCATCGATCTCTATCCTGCTTCTGGCCGGGGATATGTGGAGGACATCGTGGAGGCCGTCACCGAGATCGGCGAGGACGGACCGGTCTGCACTTCGGTGTCGGATATCCCCTGTGTCGATCCCGGTATTGTGGGGCGTATAATGGATGCCTATCTTGAGGTAGGCACACCTGCGCTCTCGACCTGGGTGCCGTCCTCCCTCTGCCGCGGTTCGGCCCTCAGGTGTTCGTACCGGGAATCGATCGGCGGCGTGCCCGCATGCCCTGCCGGGATAAACATCCTCAAGGGCGACCTGATCGAAGAGGAGCAGGCAGAGCATAAACTCCTTCTTGAGGAACCGGCCCTCGCCCTCAATGTGAACACCCCGGAGGATCTCGCCCTTGCGGCGCGCATCCTCTGCCCGGCTTCCGGCGGATCGGCCGGCGGTCAGGGACACCGATCCTGA
- a CDS encoding archaeosine biosynthesis radical SAM protein RaSEA: protein MISVAPIKPLASWTGKDRYEGEVLGSLTIIFKSGGCSYRRCLMCGYRFDGSFGASPEELLTSLRGQLSWVLDTFDLTQIGMVKIFTSGSFLDPVEVPPAFREDVARAFAGKVVIVETRPEYVDGDAVEAMVAALDTGATDTPFHVAMGLETTDDAIREKSIRKGFSFADYIAAWQRASAAGAGVKAYLLLKPLFLTEQEAIDDMKQSIKEVAPYCGMISMNACTVQKRTELERFWRDGAYRPPYLWSILEVLGNVDPGVPVFCDPVGGGYIRGPHNCGAHDREIVAGINEYALTGDVELIRALAEIECGCKKEWEFVLANERPWCMPLTR from the coding sequence ATGATATCTGTTGCACCGATCAAACCACTGGCTTCATGGACCGGGAAAGACCGGTACGAGGGGGAGGTCCTCGGTTCCCTCACCATCATCTTCAAAAGCGGCGGGTGCTCGTACCGCCGGTGCCTCATGTGCGGCTACCGTTTCGACGGCTCGTTCGGGGCCTCGCCTGAGGAACTGCTCACATCCTTGCGCGGCCAGCTTTCGTGGGTGCTCGACACCTTCGACCTCACGCAGATCGGCATGGTGAAGATCTTCACCTCAGGGAGTTTCCTCGACCCCGTCGAAGTGCCACCGGCGTTCAGGGAGGATGTCGCCCGGGCGTTCGCCGGCAAGGTTGTCATCGTCGAGACCCGCCCCGAATATGTGGATGGAGATGCGGTGGAGGCGATGGTCGCCGCACTCGACACCGGCGCGACCGACACCCCCTTCCACGTCGCCATGGGGCTTGAGACCACGGACGACGCCATCAGGGAGAAGTCGATCAGGAAAGGATTCTCCTTTGCAGACTACATCGCCGCATGGCAGCGCGCCTCTGCCGCCGGTGCAGGCGTCAAGGCATACCTGCTCTTAAAACCCCTGTTCCTGACCGAGCAGGAAGCAATAGACGACATGAAACAGTCCATCAAAGAGGTGGCGCCGTACTGCGGGATGATCTCCATGAACGCCTGCACCGTCCAGAAACGGACCGAGCTCGAACGGTTCTGGCGGGACGGGGCCTACCGGCCGCCGTATCTCTGGAGCATCCTTGAGGTGCTCGGCAACGTGGACCCGGGCGTCCCGGTCTTCTGCGATCCGGTCGGCGGCGGCTACATCAGGGGCCCGCACAACTGTGGAGCCCACGACCGCGAGATCGTCGCGGGCATCAACGAATACGCCCTGACCGGGGACGTGGAACTGATCCGGGCCCTGGCCGAGATCGAGTGCGGCTGTAAAAAAGAGTGGGAGTTCGTCCTCGCGAACGAGCGGCCCTGGTGCATGCCCCTCACTCGCTGA